The following are from one region of the Tepidamorphus gemmatus genome:
- a CDS encoding UbiA family prenyltransferase yields the protein MTAALRTAKPSIHADTGESGARCDLPPLVLDLDRSLIRCDILHETAIGFLRRNPFGIFKVVRWLMQGRAVLKRRLAEQVAVDVDSLPVNEELAAYAAAEKAKGRQVVLATATDLLLATAIARRFPFIDRVIASDGVTNMKGAAKAEALAQAFPDGFSYAGDSSADLPVWRRADTVVLVEAPRRIEREAARFRPVEATFPRPSIAAAFAKAARLHQWAKNGLVFVPLVLGGEIGNTVAWANAAIAFVAIGVLASTTYLLNDLFDLPEDRRHWSKRLRPLASGHMPISTAVLSLPIGFALAFGLAAIVGAAAVALLAAYLILTVAYSMALKRQPIVDAFVLALLFTMRLGLGIASAGVVVSPWLLVFSMFLFASLSFAKRHTEVERMAALGERRIAGRGYITTDGPLLLAMGVASGLAAIVIMVLYLINDAFKVGLYANPIWLWAFPPILFLWIGRVWLLCQRGELNDDPVAFAIRDRTSLMLGAVMGLTFLGAWYGLGA from the coding sequence ATGACCGCTGCTCTGCGCACGGCCAAACCATCGATCCATGCCGATACGGGGGAGTCGGGGGCGCGCTGCGATCTGCCGCCGCTGGTGCTGGATCTCGATCGCAGTCTGATCCGCTGTGACATCCTGCACGAGACCGCGATCGGCTTCCTGCGCCGCAATCCGTTCGGCATCTTCAAGGTCGTCCGCTGGCTCATGCAGGGCCGCGCGGTCCTGAAGCGCCGGCTCGCCGAGCAGGTCGCCGTCGATGTCGACTCGCTTCCCGTCAACGAGGAACTCGCCGCCTATGCCGCGGCCGAGAAGGCCAAGGGCCGGCAGGTGGTGCTGGCGACTGCAACCGACCTGCTGCTTGCCACCGCCATCGCCAGACGCTTCCCGTTCATCGACCGGGTGATCGCCAGCGACGGTGTTACCAACATGAAGGGCGCGGCCAAGGCCGAGGCGCTGGCGCAGGCCTTTCCGGACGGCTTCTCCTACGCTGGCGACAGCAGCGCCGACCTACCCGTCTGGCGGCGCGCCGATACGGTCGTGCTGGTCGAGGCGCCCCGTCGCATCGAGCGTGAGGCAGCCCGGTTCCGTCCGGTCGAGGCGACGTTTCCGCGTCCGAGCATCGCTGCCGCCTTCGCCAAGGCGGCGCGGCTGCACCAATGGGCGAAGAACGGGCTGGTCTTCGTGCCCCTGGTGCTCGGCGGCGAGATCGGCAATACGGTTGCCTGGGCGAATGCCGCGATCGCCTTCGTCGCGATCGGCGTGCTCGCCTCCACCACCTATCTGCTCAACGATCTGTTCGACCTGCCCGAGGACCGCCGTCACTGGTCGAAGCGGCTGCGGCCGCTGGCCAGCGGGCACATGCCGATCTCCACTGCCGTGCTCTCCCTGCCGATCGGCTTTGCCCTGGCCTTCGGCCTTGCCGCGATTGTCGGCGCGGCGGCCGTGGCGCTGCTCGCGGCGTATCTGATCCTGACCGTCGCCTATTCGATGGCGCTGAAGCGGCAGCCGATCGTCGATGCCTTCGTGCTGGCGCTGCTCTTCACCATGCGACTCGGCCTGGGAATTGCCTCGGCCGGTGTCGTGGTCTCGCCGTGGCTGCTGGTCTTCTCGATGTTCCTGTTTGCCTCGCTGTCCTTCGCCAAGCGGCATACCGAGGTCGAACGCATGGCCGCCCTCGGCGAGCGCCGGATCGCCGGCCGCGGTTACATCACCACCGACGGTCCACTGCTGCTGGCCATGGGTGTGGCCAGCGGGCTGGCCGCAATCGTGATCATGGTGCTCTACCTGATCAACGATGCCTTCAAGGTCGGGCTGTATGCGAATCCGATCTGGCTCTGGGCCTTTCCGCCGATCCTGTTCCTGTGGATCGGCCGCGTCTGGCTGCTGTGCCAGCGCGGCGAGCTCAACGACGATCCGGTCGCCTTCGCCATCCGCGACCGCACCAGCCTGATGCTCGGCGCGGTAATGGGGCTGACCTTCCTCGGCGCCTGGTACGGGCTCGGCGCGTGA
- a CDS encoding GtrA family protein → MNRTLIAQILRFLLLGGLAAAINWLVRFPLSLVLPFSAAILVAYAIGMTAGFALYRAYVFPGSTVPIGRQVAVFLIVNAAGAVVVWSVAMLLVARVFPAADYAFMPEATAHGIAIAVGAAVNFVGHKFLTFRHAAGRHAASADIPAQRPAGRLAS, encoded by the coding sequence GTGAACCGAACGCTCATCGCGCAGATCCTGCGCTTCCTGCTGCTGGGCGGGCTCGCCGCCGCGATCAACTGGCTCGTCCGCTTTCCGCTATCGCTGGTGCTGCCGTTCTCCGCGGCGATCCTGGTCGCCTACGCCATAGGCATGACGGCCGGCTTTGCCCTCTACCGGGCCTATGTGTTCCCGGGTTCAACCGTGCCGATCGGACGGCAGGTCGCGGTGTTCCTGATCGTCAATGCGGCCGGAGCGGTGGTGGTCTGGTCGGTGGCGATGCTCCTCGTCGCGCGCGTCTTCCCGGCCGCCGACTACGCCTTCATGCCCGAGGCGACCGCCCACGGCATCGCCATCGCGGTGGGCGCGGCGGTCAACTTCGTCGGCCACAAGTTCCTGACCTTTCGTCACGCCGCAGGTCGCCACGCCGCAAGCGCCGATATTCCGGCTCAGCGGCCGGCCGGCAGGCTGGCATCGTAG
- the pbpC gene encoding penicillin-binding protein 1C yields MRDEGGATVRAVGGALAAIVLVVSIVAAAAFLAAPGGAETVARARAIEVSREIVDRDGVLLRPFAISDGRWRLAVNADAVDSRFLDMLIAYEDRRFASHAGVDPLALGRAAWQLVTSGRIVSGGSTLTMQVARLLTPRAERSLAAKLVQMRDAIRLELAFEKHEILSLYLTLAPYGGNLEGVRAASIAWFGREPRRLSLAEAALLVALPQAPETRRPDRNPGAATAARNRVLERMVAAGVIEADEVASAVAASVPAARRDMPHLAPHLSRLVAATAWAGAERRLTIDAGLQARLEALARDRAAGLGARMSLAILVADHSTGEVLAEVGSADFFDAGRAGQVDMIRAVRSPGSTLKPLIYGLAFEAGLALPETLIDDRPTSFGTYRPRNFDFAYQGTVSVREALQQSLNIPAIRLLEAVGPTRLVARLRRAGATPVLPRGDAPGLPVGLGGVGMTMDGLVTLFAGLAAGGRPVVLRREVAAGPSLPEDEGEFLDARAAWLVGDILKGTPPAPGRAGAGFAYKTGTSYGFRDAWSVGFDGRHVIGVWVGRPDGASVPGLSGRLTAAPILFDAFERLGGRRVPLPPPPAGTLIAGAADLPPALRRFEPLRPIAGPVVPEAPPTIVFPPDGARVALQHAPDGRPRPLVVKLDGGRPPFQWFANGRPVDAAQRRRSVIWQPDGSGFSTLSVVDADGKATSVTVFLEQPTASARR; encoded by the coding sequence ATGCGCGACGAAGGGGGGGCGACGGTTCGCGCGGTGGGGGGTGCGCTTGCCGCGATCGTACTCGTCGTGTCGATCGTTGCCGCCGCAGCCTTTCTTGCCGCGCCCGGCGGTGCCGAGACGGTCGCCCGCGCGCGCGCCATTGAAGTCTCCCGCGAGATCGTCGACCGCGACGGCGTGCTGCTCAGGCCCTTTGCCATCTCCGACGGGCGGTGGCGGCTCGCCGTGAACGCCGATGCCGTCGACAGCCGCTTCCTCGACATGCTGATCGCTTACGAGGATCGTCGATTCGCCAGCCATGCCGGTGTCGATCCGCTGGCGCTCGGGCGTGCCGCCTGGCAGCTGGTGACGTCGGGACGCATCGTCTCGGGCGGCTCGACGCTGACCATGCAGGTCGCCCGCCTGCTGACCCCCCGCGCCGAACGCAGCCTCGCTGCCAAGCTCGTTCAGATGCGCGACGCGATCCGGCTGGAGCTTGCCTTCGAGAAGCACGAGATCCTGTCGCTCTACCTGACACTCGCGCCCTATGGCGGCAATCTCGAGGGTGTCCGTGCCGCCTCGATCGCCTGGTTCGGCCGTGAGCCGCGCCGGTTGTCCCTTGCCGAAGCCGCCTTGCTGGTCGCGTTGCCGCAGGCGCCCGAGACACGCCGACCGGACCGCAATCCCGGCGCGGCGACGGCGGCCCGCAACCGGGTGCTGGAACGGATGGTCGCAGCAGGCGTCATCGAAGCCGATGAGGTTGCATCCGCCGTCGCGGCCAGTGTGCCGGCGGCGCGCCGCGACATGCCCCATCTTGCGCCGCACCTGTCGCGCCTCGTGGCGGCAACCGCGTGGGCGGGTGCGGAGCGTCGCCTCACCATCGACGCGGGCCTGCAGGCGCGGCTCGAGGCGCTGGCGCGCGACCGAGCCGCCGGACTGGGCGCGCGCATGTCGCTTGCGATTCTCGTCGCCGACCATTCCACCGGCGAGGTGCTGGCCGAAGTCGGTTCGGCCGACTTCTTCGACGCCGGCCGGGCCGGACAGGTCGACATGATACGCGCCGTCCGCTCGCCCGGCTCGACGCTGAAACCGCTGATCTATGGCCTCGCCTTCGAGGCGGGGCTCGCGCTGCCCGAGACGCTGATCGACGATCGCCCGACCAGCTTCGGCACCTACCGGCCGCGCAACTTCGACTTCGCCTATCAGGGTACGGTCAGCGTCCGGGAAGCGCTGCAGCAGTCGCTCAACATACCGGCGATCCGCCTGCTCGAGGCGGTCGGGCCCACCCGCCTCGTCGCGCGGCTGCGGCGCGCCGGCGCGACGCCGGTGCTGCCCCGGGGCGACGCGCCAGGCCTGCCGGTCGGCCTCGGCGGCGTCGGCATGACGATGGACGGTCTGGTGACCCTGTTCGCGGGTCTTGCCGCGGGCGGGCGGCCGGTTGTGCTGCGGCGCGAGGTCGCCGCCGGGCCCAGTCTGCCGGAGGACGAGGGGGAGTTCCTCGATGCGCGCGCGGCCTGGCTCGTCGGCGACATCCTGAAGGGAACGCCGCCCGCGCCCGGGCGGGCCGGTGCCGGCTTCGCCTACAAGACCGGCACCTCCTACGGCTTTCGCGACGCCTGGTCGGTCGGGTTTGACGGGCGCCATGTCATCGGGGTCTGGGTCGGCCGTCCGGACGGCGCCTCGGTTCCCGGCCTGTCGGGGCGGCTCACCGCCGCGCCGATCCTGTTCGACGCGTTCGAGCGCCTCGGCGGGCGTCGTGTGCCGCTGCCGCCACCGCCGGCCGGGACGCTGATCGCCGGCGCGGCCGACCTGCCGCCGGCGCTGCGCCGCTTCGAGCCGCTGCGGCCGATCGCCGGCCCCGTCGTGCCCGAGGCGCCGCCAACGATCGTCTTTCCGCCGGATGGCGCCCGCGTTGCCCTGCAGCATGCACCGGACGGCCGGCCGCGGCCGCTGGTCGTCAAGCTCGACGGCGGCCGTCCGCCTTTCCAGTGGTTCGCCAACGGCCGTCCCGTCGATGCCGCACAGCGTCGCCGTAGCGTCATCTGGCAACCGGACGGGTCCGGCTTCTCCACCCTTTCCGTCGTCGATGCCGACGGCAAGGCGACCAGCGTCACGGTGTTCCTGGAGCAGCCGACAGCATCGGCCCGGCGCTAG